In a single window of the Cucumis melo cultivar AY chromosome 11, USDA_Cmelo_AY_1.0, whole genome shotgun sequence genome:
- the LOC103499584 gene encoding aspartic proteinase Asp1 isoform X2 produces MGEKEANSVGSDSIFFVCFILHCVASSRERLSKWPPKPYFLDPDTGSDLTWLQCDAPCQQCTETLHPLYQPSNDLVPCKDPLCMSLHSSMDHRCENPDQCDYEVEYADGGSSLGVLVRDVFPLNLTNGDPIRPRLALGCGYDQDPGSSSYHPMDGILGLGRGAVSIVSQLHNQGIVRNVVGHCFNSKGGGYLFFGDGIYDPYRLVWTPMSRDYPKHYSPGFGELMFNGRSTGLRNLFVVFDSGSSYTYFNAQAYQVLTSLLNRELAGKPLREAMDDDTLPLCWRGRKPIKSLRDVRKYFKPLALSFSNGGRSKAVFEIPIEGYMIISSMGNVCLGILNGTDVGLENSNIIGDISMQDKMVVYNNEKQAIGWATANCDRVPKSQVSSW; encoded by the exons ATGGGAGAGAAAGAGGCCAATTCTGTCGGTTCCGACAGCATCTTCTTCGTTTGCTTCATCCTCCATTGTGTTGCCTCTTCAAGGGAACGTCTATCCAAATGG CCTCCAAAGCCTTACTTTTTAGATCCCGACACCGGTAGTGATCTGACTTGGCTTCAATGTGACGCTCCATGTCAACAGTGCACTGAG ACACTTCATCCGCTCTATCAACCAAGCAACGATCTAGTCCCTTGTAAGGACCCTCTGTGCATGTCCTTGCACTCATCTATGGACCACAGATGCGAAAACCCAGATCAATGTGACTACGAGGTTGAGTATGCAGATGGTGGTTCATCTCTTGGAGTCCTTGTCAGGGATGTATTTCCTCTCAACTTAACCAATGGAGACCCAATTAGACCCCGTCTGGCCCTCGG ATGTGGTTATGATCAAGATCCTGGATCGTCATCTTATCACCCCATGGATGGAATACTGGGCCTTGGAAGAGGAGCAGTAAGCATCGTCTCACAACTGCATAATCAAGGCATTGTTCGTAATGTCGTTGGTCACTGTTTCAATAGCAAAGGAGGAGGATATCTTTTCTTTGGGGATGGCATTTATGATCCCTATCGCTTAGTTTGGACGCCCATGTCACGGGACTACCC GAAGCACTACTCCCCTGGGTTTGGAGAACTAATGTTCAATGGAAGAAGTACTGGACTCAGGAATTTGTTTGTAGTTTTTGACAGTGGGAGCTCTTACACATACTTCAATGCTCAGGCTTATCAAGTTTTAACATCATTG TTGAATAGAGAATTAGCTGGAAAACCGCTAAGAGAAGCCATGGACGATGATACGCTTCCGCTCTGCTGGAGAGGGCGGAAGCCAATCAAAAGCTTACGTGATGTGAGAAAATATTTCAAGCCATTGGCCTTGAGCTTTTCCAATGGTGGAAGAAGCAAAGCAGTGTTTGAAATACCAATAGAAGGTTACATGATAATATCG TCCATGGGAAATGTTTGCTTGGGAATTCTGAACGGCACCGACGTTGGTCTTGAAAACTCGAATATCATCGGTG ATATATCGATGCAAGATAAAATGGTAGTATACAACAATGAGAAGCAAGCAATTGGATGGGCTACTGCTAACTGTGATCGGGTTCCCAAGTCTCAAGTCTCGAGTTGGTAG
- the LOC103499581 gene encoding uncharacterized protein LOC103499581 isoform X1: MANTACFIIVSRNNIPIYEAEVGSAVKREDSAQLHQFILHASLDIVQDLAWTTSAMFLKAVDRFNDLVVSVYVTAGLHTRLMLLHDSRNDDGIKSFFQEVHELYIKTILNPLYLPGSRITSSHFDTKVRALARKYL, encoded by the exons ATGGCGAACACAGCTTGTTTCATCATCGTCAGTAGGAACAATATCCCAATTTATGAAGCTGAAGTCGGATCTGCTGTTAAa AGAGAGGATTCCGCCCAGCTGCATCAATTTATATTGCATGCGTCCCTTGACATTGTCCAAGACCTGGCATGGACTACTAGTGCCAT GTTCTTGAAAGCAGTCGATAGGTTCAATGATTTGGTGGTGTCTGTCTATGTAACCGCTGGT CTACATACGCGATTGATGTTACTTCACGACTCTCGCAATGACGATGGAATCAAGAGTTTTTTTCAAGAGGTTCATGAGCTTTACATAAAG ACTATACTCAATCCCCTCTACTTGCCTGGATCCCGCATCACGTCTTCACATTTTGACACAAAAGTTCGCGCACTCGCAAGGAAGTATCTCTAG
- the ATAF gene encoding NAC domain-containing protein 2 (The RefSeq protein has 1 non-frameshifting indel compared to this genomic sequence): protein MTVAGLELPPGFRFHPTDEELVLHYLCRKCSSQPIAVPIIKEIDLYKYDPWHLPELAVCGEKEWYFFSPRDRKYPNGSRPNRAAGTGYWKATGADKPIGRPKTLGIKKALVFYAGKAPRGVKTNWIMHEYRLANVDRSAANKTNNLRLDDWVLCRIYNKKGCIEKHYQSTDDKAAEFPDFEDEKPNITTNNMVQLPLHNQLQMETSDSVPRMQTESSSGSDLVTSPELTWDKEVQSQSKWEGEGGGERAAVADFDFFEFNYMDSFSMPEDVPFGSQVQFQMDHLSPLQDMFSYLQRQI from the exons ATGACCGTAGCTGGGCTCGAGTTACCTCCAGGCTTCAGATTTCACCCTACTGATGAGGAGCTAGTCCTTCACTACCTCTGCAGAAAGTGCTCCTCTCAACCCATCGCCGTTCCCATTATCAAGGAGATTGATCTTTACAAATACGACCCCTGGCACCTCCCTG AATTGGCCGTCTGTGGTGAAAAGGAGTGGTATTTCTTCTCCCCTAGGGACCGTAAATACCCTAACGGCTCCCGCCCCAACCGCGCCGCTGGAACAGGCTACTGGAAGGCCACCGGTGCTGACAAACCCATCGGCCGCCCCAAAACTCTTGGTATCAAGAAGGCACTCGTCTTCTACGCCGGAAAGGCCCCCAGGGGCGTCAAGACCAATTGGATTATGCACGAGTATCGCCTCGCTAACGTCGATAGATCTGCTGCCAACAAAACCAACAACTTGAGA TTGGACGACTGGGTGCTATGTCGTATCTACAACAAGAAGGGTTGCATAGAAAAGCATTACCAATCCACCGACGACAAGGCAGCCGAATTCCCTGATTTCGAGGATGAGAAACCCAATATTACCACCAACATGGTACAACTCCCTCTCCACAACCAGTTGCAAATGGAGACCTCCGACTCCGTCCCCAGAATGCAGACCGAATCCTCCAGTGGCTCGGATCTCGTGACGTCGCCGGAGCTCACCTGGGATAAGGAGGTCCAAAGTCAATCCAAATGGGAAGGAGAAGGAGGAGGAGAAAGAGCAGCAGTAGCTGATTTCGACTTCTTTGAGTTCAATTACATGGATTCTTTCTCCATGCCAGAGGACGTTCCATTTGGAAGCCAGGTTCAGTTCCAGATGGACCATTTGTCGCCATTGCAGGACATGTTTTCATATCTACAGAGGCAGATTTAA
- the LOC103499584 gene encoding aspartic proteinase Asp1 isoform X1 produces the protein MGKWVLVVLALMVASMSCLAPCSASSFFKDKPWERKRPILSVPTASSSFASSSIVLPLQGNVYPNGFYNVTLYVGQPPKPYFLDPDTGSDLTWLQCDAPCQQCTETLHPLYQPSNDLVPCKDPLCMSLHSSMDHRCENPDQCDYEVEYADGGSSLGVLVRDVFPLNLTNGDPIRPRLALGCGYDQDPGSSSYHPMDGILGLGRGAVSIVSQLHNQGIVRNVVGHCFNSKGGGYLFFGDGIYDPYRLVWTPMSRDYPKHYSPGFGELMFNGRSTGLRNLFVVFDSGSSYTYFNAQAYQVLTSLLNRELAGKPLREAMDDDTLPLCWRGRKPIKSLRDVRKYFKPLALSFSNGGRSKAVFEIPIEGYMIISSMGNVCLGILNGTDVGLENSNIIGDISMQDKMVVYNNEKQAIGWATANCDRVPKSQVSSW, from the exons ATGGGCAAATGGGTATTGGTGGTACTGGCTCTGATGGTGGCCTCCATGAGTTGTTTGGCTCCGTGTTCAGCTTCGTCGTTCTTTAAGGATAAGCCATGGGAGAGAAAGAGGCCAATTCTGTCGGTTCCGACAGCATCTTCTTCGTTTGCTTCATCCTCCATTGTGTTGCCTCTTCAAGGGAACGTCTATCCAAATGG GTTCTATAACGTTACTCTTTATGTAGGACAGCCTCCAAAGCCTTACTTTTTAGATCCCGACACCGGTAGTGATCTGACTTGGCTTCAATGTGACGCTCCATGTCAACAGTGCACTGAG ACACTTCATCCGCTCTATCAACCAAGCAACGATCTAGTCCCTTGTAAGGACCCTCTGTGCATGTCCTTGCACTCATCTATGGACCACAGATGCGAAAACCCAGATCAATGTGACTACGAGGTTGAGTATGCAGATGGTGGTTCATCTCTTGGAGTCCTTGTCAGGGATGTATTTCCTCTCAACTTAACCAATGGAGACCCAATTAGACCCCGTCTGGCCCTCGG ATGTGGTTATGATCAAGATCCTGGATCGTCATCTTATCACCCCATGGATGGAATACTGGGCCTTGGAAGAGGAGCAGTAAGCATCGTCTCACAACTGCATAATCAAGGCATTGTTCGTAATGTCGTTGGTCACTGTTTCAATAGCAAAGGAGGAGGATATCTTTTCTTTGGGGATGGCATTTATGATCCCTATCGCTTAGTTTGGACGCCCATGTCACGGGACTACCC GAAGCACTACTCCCCTGGGTTTGGAGAACTAATGTTCAATGGAAGAAGTACTGGACTCAGGAATTTGTTTGTAGTTTTTGACAGTGGGAGCTCTTACACATACTTCAATGCTCAGGCTTATCAAGTTTTAACATCATTG TTGAATAGAGAATTAGCTGGAAAACCGCTAAGAGAAGCCATGGACGATGATACGCTTCCGCTCTGCTGGAGAGGGCGGAAGCCAATCAAAAGCTTACGTGATGTGAGAAAATATTTCAAGCCATTGGCCTTGAGCTTTTCCAATGGTGGAAGAAGCAAAGCAGTGTTTGAAATACCAATAGAAGGTTACATGATAATATCG TCCATGGGAAATGTTTGCTTGGGAATTCTGAACGGCACCGACGTTGGTCTTGAAAACTCGAATATCATCGGTG ATATATCGATGCAAGATAAAATGGTAGTATACAACAATGAGAAGCAAGCAATTGGATGGGCTACTGCTAACTGTGATCGGGTTCCCAAGTCTCAAGTCTCGAGTTGGTAG
- the LOC103499581 gene encoding uncharacterized protein LOC103499581 isoform X2, with protein MANTACFIIVSRNNIPIYEAEVGSAVKREDSAQLHQFILHASLDIVQDLAWTTSAMFLKAVDRFNDLVVSVYVTAGHTRLMLLHDSRNDDGIKSFFQEVHELYIKTILNPLYLPGSRITSSHFDTKVRALARKYL; from the exons ATGGCGAACACAGCTTGTTTCATCATCGTCAGTAGGAACAATATCCCAATTTATGAAGCTGAAGTCGGATCTGCTGTTAAa AGAGAGGATTCCGCCCAGCTGCATCAATTTATATTGCATGCGTCCCTTGACATTGTCCAAGACCTGGCATGGACTACTAGTGCCAT GTTCTTGAAAGCAGTCGATAGGTTCAATGATTTGGTGGTGTCTGTCTATGTAACCGCTGGT CATACGCGATTGATGTTACTTCACGACTCTCGCAATGACGATGGAATCAAGAGTTTTTTTCAAGAGGTTCATGAGCTTTACATAAAG ACTATACTCAATCCCCTCTACTTGCCTGGATCCCGCATCACGTCTTCACATTTTGACACAAAAGTTCGCGCACTCGCAAGGAAGTATCTCTAG